ACGACGACCACTACATGTTCAGGGTCCAGAGCTGCCGCGGCTTCAAGCACGTGGCCAAGCAGTGAACGCCCGGCGACCTGGTGAAGAACTTTGGGAGTGGCCGAACGCATGCGCTTGCCCTCGCCTGCGGCGAGGATGACCACTGCTGCGGGACGTGTCACGACTCAGGAGCGTATCTGCTCGATTGGTGTCCGAACAGGTTGCCTGCGATTCACGCAGTAGCCGTCCATAAAGTCGCGTATTCCTCGATGATTTGGGCGCAGATCTCCGGGTGCGACAGCGGCACATGGTGATGCGCGCCCGGCACCAAGGTGTACTCCGAGCCATCAGGTGCGAAGCCGAGAAGGAAGGGCACCACTTCAGGCTTGACCACGGCGCTTTGGCCGGCGTGAACATAGTGAAAGGGAACCGTGAGGCCGGCAATGCTGGCGTTGAACAGCTCTTCGTCGATCACCGGAGCGACGATCTGATCGAATTTCCAGGTCCAACCCTCAGGTATCTCCTTGACCCCATAGGCAGCAATTCGAGCCAGAATCTCAGGATCGACGTCTTCTTGGGTCGGCATCAAGCGGAAACGAGCCTCGCCGTCTTCACGGCTTGGGTAGACCCGCACAGGGGCTGAAGCAGCAGCTCCAATCGGGCGAAATCGCCCCTCCCCCTCAATGAAGGTGTCGAACAGGATGACTCCAATAGCTCGATCTGGCTCTTGGGTGGCAGCCATCACCACTGAAGTGCCGCCCAGACTGTGGCCCACGAGCATGGCTCGCTCAATTCCAGCGTCGGCGAGAACGGCGTTGACCTCTTGCCCCCAGGTTTCGATGCTGTATCGCTCACGGTGGCCGCTGTCGCCGCTGCCGCTGATGTCCAGTTGCACCACCTGATACTTCTTGGCCAGCAAGGGCTCCACGGCCGCCCACCACAGATGATGGGCCCGGAAGCCATGAGTCAACGCGATCGTTGTTGTGCCCTGGCCGCTGACGCTGTAGCGAATTGGCGCTCCAGCCACATCTACGACCCGATCTAGCTGATCCACTGCGTTCCTCCCATAGGCGTCGAGCCCCCGGTGCGCAGATCGAATCACTGCGGACAGCGTCAACGTTCAGTCCAGCCCGGGGATCATCCGACCTTAGGGCCTGCAAGTCTTGTCCTCATATGCTTTCGCTGTGAGTGAAGTGCTGGATGAGGGCCCGTTCTTCCATGGCACGAAGGCCGAACTGCGTCAGGGCGATCTCCTCACAGCCGGCTTCCGGTCGAACTACCGGCCCGAAATCGTGATGAACCACATCTACTTCTCAGCGCTGCGTGATGGGGCAGGACTTGCCGCGGAGCTCGCGGCAGGCGAGGCGGCTCCGCGTGTGTACGTCGTTGAGCCAACGGGCTCATTTGAAGACGACCCAAACGTGACCGACAAGAAGTTCCCTGGCAACCCAACCCGCTCCTACCGAAGCACCGAACCGATCAAAATCCTGTACGAAGTGACCGACTGGACGAGGCTAAGTCCCCAGGCTCTCCGGGCCTGGCGCGATCGGCTGGCTGCTATCCGCGATGATGAGCATGGAGACATCATCAACTGATCTACGAGTCCGGCTGGGCTGAGCGGCACTGAAGCTCCCGGGGGTGGGATCGAACCACCGTTGACGGATTCAAAGTCCGCTGTCCTGCCGCTAGACGACCCGGGAATGATCAGCGTCACACGATAAGGGCGTGTCGTTGGCTTGCAGCCGCGCCGTGGTTACGCTACCGTAACTTACGCAACCGTAGGTCTTCTGACTTGCGACCCGCCTCGAGCTAAGGAGCTCGCAAATGATGGTTTCACCGTCCGCAGACCCAATTGACTCCGCTCCCTTGGAGGGCCCTGACGAACTGATGCAGTCGCAAGGCCTCTCGATGCGCATCACCATCGGCGTCTTCCTCGCCGTGCCATTCCTGGCCGTGCTGGCCGCCATTCCCGTGGCCTGGGGCGGCTGGCTCTCGTGGGTCGACATTGCGCTGTTCATTCTATTCTGGGCCATCACCGGCCTGGGCATCACTGTTGGCTACCACCGCTTCTTCACCCACGGGTCGTTCAAGGCCGGTCGCGGCATCAAGTTCATGCTTGCGATCATGGGCTCCTTCGCGCTCGAGGGTTCCATCTCGCAGTGGGTTGCCGATCACCGCAAGCATCACAAGTACTCCGATATACCGGGCGACCCGCACTCGCCGTGGCTCGAGGGCGACGTCCGCGGCTCGCTGCTCAAGGGCTTCTGGCACTCGCACGTCGGCTGGTTGTTCGACAAGGAGCAGACTCCTGTTGCCCAATACTCACCCGACATCCAGAACGACCCCGACCTTGAGCTGCTCACCAAGTGGTACCCCGCGCTCGTAGCCGGATCCCTGTTGCTGCCCGCTGTCCTCGGCGGTCTGATCACTTGGTCATGGGCCGGAGCCATCACCGCCTTCTTCTGGGCCGGGCTCGTACGCGTCGCCTTCGTCCATCACGTGACATGGGGGATCAACTCGGCCTGCCACATCTGGGGCAAGCACCACTTCAAGTCCCGTGACCTCTCGACCAACGTGTGGTGGCTGGCGATTCCGTCCTGCGGCGAGTCCTGGCACAGCCTGCACCACGCCGAGCCCACCTCCGCCCGTCACGGAGTGCTCAAGGGACAGATCGATCTCGCTGCCATCTTCATCCGTACGATGGAGCGACTCCATCTGGCCAGCGACGTCCGCTGGCCCAAGCCCGAGCGACTCGAGGCCAAGCTGGTTGACCCGGCCTTGGCACACCGAATCCGCGGGTACCAGAAGCCGGCATAGGCATGGCAATACCTGACATCCTCCTCGACTCCGTCTCCGAACTGCATCAGCCCCGTCCACTTGCGCCTCGCGAGCGCGTGCGCATGACGGGCAATGAACGTCGCGAACAATTGATCGCCATTGCTCGTCGGCTGTTCGCGGCCAAGGGCTTCGAGTCAGTCAGTGTTGAGGAGATTGCGGCCAAGGCAGATGTTTCAAAGCCAGTGGTCTATGAGCATTTCGGTGGCAAGGAAGGCCTCTACGCAGTGATCGTTGACCGCGAGATGAACGACCTGCTGCTGACCATCAGCGAAGCGCTCAACCCCACCGATGACACCCCGATGAACGCGCGCATCCTGCTCGAGCGTGCAGCAATGGCGCTGTTCGACTACATCGAGGCCGACCCCGACGGCTTCCGCATTCTGGTGCGCGATGCCCCCACGATGCGCGAGCCTGACAGCCAACTCGTCGGTCTGCAGCACTCCCCTTCCTTCGCCAGTGTCATCAGCGACATCGCCGCGCACGTACAAGATCTGCTTGCAGCGCAGTTCAAGGCGCACAAGATCAACACCAAACTCGCCCCGATGTATTCGCAAATGCTCGTCGGCATGGTTGCGCTCACTGGTCAGTGGTGGCTCGATGAGCGCAAGCCAAAGAAGGACGAGATGGTTGCCAATGTCGTCAACCTCGCCTGGAATGGCTTGGGAAATATGGAGCCCAAGCCCAAGTTGATCAGCAAGTCCCGCTAACTGATTCGCGCGCCTGGCACCGGCCCTGAAGTTCTCTTCACTGAACGCACGAGGCCGGTAGAGGTCAGGCTGACAGCAATGTCGAGGGCTTGTTCTGCGGTTCGGGCCAGAAATGCGCATGTTGGGCCGCTGCCCGAAACGATGCCGCCAAGGGCCCCTGCTTCCTCCCCGGCTTCGATGACTCGCCTTAGCGCAGGCCGCAAGGAAAACGCAGCGGGCTGAAGATCATTCTGAAGGGATTTGCCGAGCAGTACCGGATCGCCAGCGCGAAGTGCGTGCATCAGTGACTCCGATACGGATGGTGACGGTACTTCTTCGCCCACCCGGAGCCGATCGCATTCTTCATAGACGGCCGCAGTCGAAAGCCCCTCGCCAGACAGCGCAAAGACCCAATGGAAGGTTCCCTGCGCGAGCACCCCGGTCAGCTGCTCTCCCCTGCCAGTTCCAATTGCAGTGCCGCCATGCAGGGCAAAGGTGACGTCTGAGCCAAGCTCGGCACACAGATTGTCGAGCACTGATCGCGGGGAATCCAATTTCCAGAGAGCATCGCAAGCCAACAGCGTGGCCGCCGCATCAGCACTGCCACCGGCCATGCCACCAGCCACTGGGATGTTCTTGTTGATTGTGATCTCTACATCGGGTGCAAGCCGCGCGAACTCTGCAAGCAGTTCTGCAGCCCGCCATGCCAGGTTGCTCGAATCCAGGGGAACCTCGGCATTGCCCTCGCCCGCGCAAGAAATGGCAATACCGCTGCCTGCAGCGCTGGAGCGAACAGAGACTTCATCGTGCAGCCCAACAGCATGGAAGACCGTCGCAAGCTCATGAAAGCCATCGGCTCGTCGAGGACCAACACAGAGTTGGAGATTGACCTTTGCGGGAACGCTGACGCTCACCTTGTTACCGGCCATGCCTTGAAGGCTAAGTCCTGCTGATGTTCATTCTGAACTCACCCGCGGAGTAGGCACTCCGCAAGTCGGGCGAACTGCACGACATCAAGAGTCTCGCCACGCGCAGCCGGATCAATCTGAGCGGCCCGCAGCGCTGACTCCGCGAGATCTGGCGAGCCAGCAAATTGCGCCAGCGCTCCACGCAATGACTTACGACGTTGCCCAAATGCTGCATCCACGACTGCGAACACTTCCTTGCGGGATACCGCACAGGGCGGAGGCGCGGTGCGCACAAGCCGAACCAGCCCTGAATCGATGTTGGGCTCCGGCCAGAACACAGTGCGACCAACGGTTCCAACAAGTTCAAGGGAGCCAAACCAACGAGCCTTCACGCTCGGAGCTCCATACACCCGCGAGCCCGGGCCGGCTGCGAGTCGATCAGCAACCTCCTTTTGGACCATCACCAACATTCGTTCGATATCAGGAAAATGCTGGAGATAGTGCAACAGGACTGGAACTGAGATGTTGTACGGAAGATTTGCTACAAGTGCCTGCACCGACACTGGGAGCTCAGTGACATGCAGAGCATCTGCTTCGATCACGCGCAGATCCGCTGCTCGCTCAGGCAGGTGTTCGGCTGCTGTGAGTGGGAGTTGCGTAGCCAGTACCGATTCGATTTCGACTGCCACGACAGGATGACCCGCCTGCAGGAGTGCGAGGGTCAAACTGCCGAGCCCTGGTCCGATCTCAAGCACCGAGCAGCCCTGCGCCAACTCGGCCAAGCGCACAATGCGTTGCACGGTATTGGGATCAATGACGAAGTTCTGGCCGCGCCTCTTGGTCGGACGAAGATCCAATCTCACCGCCAGCGCTCGGATCTCGCGGGCACCAAGGAGTTCGGTCACCAGGTTCCGAATGCGCGCTGGGCGTTTGCCCACAGCAAGGCACCAAGGGCAGCTTCGTCAGTTCCGCGCACCTGAGCCAGAGTGCGCACCGTGTGTGGCATGAGATAGGAGGCATTCGGCTTGCCACGATGAGGAACCGGCGTCAGATAGGGAGCGTCCGTTTCAACCAGAATCAATTCATTGGGCACGATTGCAGCAGCATCGCGCAAATCCTGAGCTGGCTTGAAGGTGACAACGCCCGCAAATGAAATGAACCAACCCTGCCCTGCACACAGGCGCGCCATAGCCGCATCACCACTGAAACAATGGAAGACAACCCGCTCGGGTGCACCCTCACCCATGAGAATGTCGATCACATCCTCATGTGATTCGCGATCATGAATGACCAAGGTCTTGTTGAGTTTCTTGGCGATGCTGATGTGCCTGCGGAATGACTCTTGCTGGATTGCGCGCAGTGCTTCTTCGGTACGAAAGTAGTCAAGCCCTGTTTCACCCACAGCACGCACAACTTCGTCAGCGGCCATCTCCTCGATCGCGACATACGCGGCTTCAAGAGCCTCGCGCCCTTCGTTAACAAATATGCGCGGAGCTTCGTTCGGGTGCAGGCCAACCCCAACAACAAGCGACGGACGAGTGTGCGCAAGGGCGATGGAAAGTCGCGCCGATTCAAGATCGCAACCGATCTGGACGATTCGTGTCACCCCAACCGATGTGGCCAAATCGATGAGCGAATCTGGATCTGGAAATTCGCCACCATGCAGATGCCGATCGTGAATATCAAGGTGGCAGTGGGTATCAATGACGGGCACCGCGAGTTGTTCGGGAGGGGCGACCGTCATTCGCCAACCTCCTCCAGCCTTGGGAACAAGCCCGCGCCCTTGGTGATCAGCGTGCCCTCAACCAGCTGACCCCAGCGCGCGACATCACCAATGCGTTGTTCGCCAATAGCACCGAGGGTCGCCTCTGCGCCAACTTGTGACCACAGATCGTCCATCGCCTTGGGCATCAACGGGTAATAGAGCACAGCCATCGCCCGCAGCGATTCACAAATGGCATAGAGCACAGTGTGCAGACGAGCCAACTGTGATTCATCCTTCGCTAGAACCCAAGGCTCTTGCTCAGTCACGTACATGTTCACTGCATCAACAAAGCCTTTGATCGCAACAATGGCTGCTGAGAAATCCAGCAGATCCATGGCCGCATCGGCCTCATCGACAACGCGCGCAAGGTGATCACTCAACGCCTGCTCTGCCACGCCTTGCTCACCCGCTGCTGGGAGCAGTCCTTCGCAATAGCGATTCACCATTGCGGTCCCGCGCGAAGCGAGATTGCCCAGTCCGTTGGCCAATTCAGCGGTGTAGCGCGCGCTCATCTCCTCCCATGAGAAGGAGCCGTCCTGGCCGAACTGGATCGAACGCATGAAGTAGTACCGGAAAGCATCGGAACCGAAGTGATCAATGATCTGCGAGGGTGCAATGCCAGTGAGCTTGCTCTTGGACATCTTCTCGCCACCCACGAGCAGCCAGCCATGGGCGAACACCTGCTTGGGCAAGGGAAGATCAGCGGCCATCAGCATGGCGGGCCAGTAGATTGCATGAAAACGCAGGATGTCCTTGCCGACGAGATGCACATCGGCAGGCCAGGTCCTCGCGAACTGCTCGCCCGCCTCAGAATCTGCATCCTCGCCATAACCCACTGCCGTCAAGTAGTTCACCAGCGCGTCAAACCAGACGTAGACCACCTGCTTGGTGTCCCATGGCAACGGAACGCCCCAACTCACACTCGAACGAGACATCGAGATGTCGACCAAGCCACCGCGAAGGAAGCTCATCACCTCGTTATATGCGCTCGGCGGCTGAACAGCTTCAGGATGCGCTTCGTAATGCGCGATCAGTCGCTCGCCGAATGCTGACAACTTGAAGAACCAGTTGTCCTCGATCACATGCTCAACTGGGCGACCATGAATCGGGCAGACCTGCTCGCCTTCATACTCTCCAGTGCCAGGAACGAGATCGGCGGCAAATTTGAACTCTTCACAACCAACGCAATACGGACCTTCGTATGGCGCCGCGTAGACGAATCCGTTGTCGCGAACCGCTTCCCAGAACTTCTGAACTGAGACCAAATGCCGATGCTCAGTCGTACGAATGAAGTCATCGTTTGCCGCGTCCACGGTTTTCAACACTGGGAGCCATTCGGACTCCACCAAGCGATCCACCCACTGGTGCGGGGTGACTCCGCCGGAATCAGCAGCCCGCTGAACCTTGGTCCCGTGCTCGTCGACGCCCGTGAGGTACCAGACATCCTCGCCCCTTTGGCGATGCCAGCGAGTCAGGAAATCACCTGCTGTGGTCGTGTAGGCGTGGCCGATGTGCGGGGCATCGTTGACGTAATAGATCGGCGTAGTCACATAGAAGCGAGCCGAGGGGTCCAACGAAGCCATGGCGCGATCCTACGGTTGGGCGGCCTTCGATTGGATGACTGCGTCATAGACCTCTCGGCGTGCGACTCCGACCTCGCGAGCCACCTCAGCAATGGCCGATTTGCGATCAGTGCCCAGACCCTCGCGTCGGTGCACCTCGACAACCCACTCTCCCGGGGTGACTAGACCGCGGGCAGCGCGCAGTTCATCGGCCGATGCGCCCGAAACCACCACAGTGCATTCCCCGCGCACACCTTCGGCTGCCCAATTAGCCAGAGATTCCAAACTCCCGCGGATCACCTCTTCATAGGTCTTGGTGAGTTCCCGGCATACGGCCGCTGATCTATCAGGGCCAAGGCCGGTCGCGAGCGCTGCGAGCATCGCTTCGAGCCGATGGGGCGCTTCGAAAAACACCATCGTTCGCGCCTCTGAAGTGAGCCCATGAATGCGCGCCTGCCGCTCACCGGACTTGCGCGGCAGGAAGCCCTCGAAGCAGAAGCGATCCACAGGCAGCCCCGATACGGCCAGCGCCATCAATACCGCCGATGGGCCAGGAGCAGCGGTGATGGGCACCCCTCTGGAAACAGCCTCGGCAACCACGCGATAGCCCGGATCGCTCACCGAGGGCATGCCGGCATCGGTGACGACGAGCACCACCGCACCCGCAAGCGCGGCATCGACTAACTCCACTGCTCGCTGCTTTTCATTGGCGTCGTAGTAGGACACCACGCGACCGCCAAGTGTGACTCCCAGGCCATCAGCGAGCCTTCGGAGCCGTCGTGTGTCCTCTGCGGCAATGACATCGGCGGTTTCGAGCAGCGCAATCAGACGAGCCGAAGCATCACCGACATTGCCAAGCGGTGTGGCCGCAAGAACTATCCGGCCGATCGCGTTCCCGTGCCCATCGTTTGGACTCTCATCTGCCTCAGCCACGCTGCATCTTCCCATCCACCTACGATGACCAGGTGCTTGTGGCCAGGGATACCGCCTCGATTGCGAAGCGACTCGTACCTCCGATGCCACAGTCCTCAGGATGGCTAAGCGCGCTCCTTGTCACCGCCATCGGTGCCGTTCTACGGCTCTGGAACCTAGGTCAACCGCACGCAGTGATCTTTGACGAGACTTACTACCCCAAGGACGCTCTCGCCCTGCTGCGCTTTGGAGTGGAGCGGGCAACGGTTTCGGACTCCGACAAGATTCTGCTCAATTCTGACGGCAACTGGCACACGGTCGACATCTTCAATGGATCAGTCGCATTCGTCGTCCATCCACCACTGGGCAAATGGATCATCGGTCTGGGGGAGCTCACCCTTGGAGCCACGCCAACGGGTTGGCGCATTTCCGTGGCCATCGTTGGCATCATCTCGGTCCTTCTGACCGCACGCATTGCGCGAAGGCTCACCCGATCCAATCTGGTTGGCTTGTTGGCCGGACTCTTTGTGGCGCTCGATGGTATGCACATTGTGATGAGCCGCACCGGGCTGCTCGACATCATGCTCGGCTTCTTTGTGCTCATCGCCTTCGGCTGTTTGCTAATCGACCGCGATCATGTGCGCGGTCGGCTTGCAAGCATGATCAGTCAGGAGGGATTGACAGCAAGCACTTGGGGTCCAAAACTCGGCAGACGTCCTTGGCGTTGGGCAGCTGCGTTTGCGCTCGGACTCGGCTGCAGTGTGAAGTGGTCTGGCATCTGGTTCGCCTTCGCATTCATCCTGATGTCACTGGTTTGGGACATCTCCGCTCGCCGTGCAATCGGGGTCGAGCGCCCTTGGCGCGCAACGCTCGCCCGAGACCTTCCCGTCACAGTGATTGTGTCGGGCACCATCATTGTGGCGACCTATCTGAGCTCCTGGATCGGTTGGTTCATCAGCGATGACGGCTACGACCGCAATTGGACAGCTGGCACTGGCGTCATCGCTGCGTTGAGCTCACTCCTGCACTACCACTCCGAGATGTGGAACTTCCATGTCGGACTGACAACTGAACACGCGTATGCCAGCAACCCATGGGGATGGCTGCTGCAAGCCAGACCCACTTCCTTCTATTGGAACAACGTCACGGACGGCACTCAAGGCTGCCCCACAGACAACTGCGCTGCCGAAGTACTGGCCCTTGGCAATCCGGTGATCTGGTGGGCCGCAATTCTCGCTACGTTCCACCAACTCTGGCGTTGGCTCGGCAAACGCGATTGGCGCTCAGCTGCAGTGCTTGTGGGCATCGCCGCTGGTTGGCTGCCATGGATGCTCTACCTCAATCGCACGGTTTTCACGTTCTACACCGTGGTCTTCACTCCGTTCATTGCCATTGCGCTTGCAATGTCGGCGGCTGCGCTACTCGGGCCCGAGACAGCAAGCGCGCTGCGACGTAAGCGCGGGATGATCGCGCTCGTCGTGCTCGTAGGAGCCGTCGTCGTGGTGGCCTGGTGGCTCTACCCAGTTTGGACGGGCGAACTGCTGCCGTACAACGAATGGCAGCAGCGAATGTGGATGCCCAGTTGGATCTAGCCGCGAGCCGGGTTCGGGGGGACATCCTTGTGCGGAGCGAACGCTTCGCCAAGCAGTCCGACCGCCTTGGACAGTTCTGCGGGTATCACCCAGACTTTACTGGCTGAGCCGTTGGCGATCGCGGGGAGTGTTTTCAGATATTGGTAGGCCAACACCGTCTGATCTACACCGGATTCGTGAATCATTTGGACCACCGTGTTGAGCGCTTGGGCTTCTCCTTCTGCTCGCAAGATCGCGGCCTGCTTGTCACCTTCTGCACGCAAGACTGCGGCCTGCTGTGCGCCTTCAGCGCTCAGAATTGCCGAGCCCTTTTCTCCTTCGGCTGTCAAGATCACCGCCCGGCGTTCACGTTCGGCGCGCATTTGCTTTTCCATGGCTTCTTGCACAGACGCTGGCGGGTCAATCGCTTTGAGTTCCACCCGATTTACGCGGATACCCCACTGCCCGGTGGCCTCGTCCAACACAGCGCGAAGCCGACTGTTGATCTCATCGCGCGAGGTCAACGTGGCTTCTAAGTCCAAGGACCCGATGACGTTGCGCAGCGTTGTCACGGTGAGTTGCTCGATTCCCATGAGCGGGTTTGCCATCTCGTATGCCGCCCTTTGCGAATCTGTGACGGTGAAGTAGATGACACTGTCAATTGAGACCACGAGGTTGTCCTGGGTAATGACAGGCTGCGGCGGGAAGGACACGACTTGCTCGCGCATGTCGATCTTTTGGTGCACGCGATCCACGAATGGAATCAAGAGTGACAGGCCTGGGGTCATGGTTCGGTTGTATCGACCCAGGCGCTCCACTACGAAGGTTTCGCCTTGTCCAACAATGCGGATCGAGCGAAACACGATGATCAGAACGAATAGAGCGAACAGTATGCCGAAGAGAGCGCTGAACGCGGGAACGGAATCCACGAGGGTTTCTCCTATGAGTTGTGGTACGGCTGGACAAGCGCAGTGGCACCATCGATGCGCGTGACCATCACATCAACATCGGTGGGGATTGGGTCGGTGAGGGGTCCGTCACGGTCTACCCGTGCCGACCATGACTGGCCGTTGAGCCGTATCAAGCCAGACTCAACGGTGATGACGTCCAGAGTGCGTGCGCGTGAACCAGGAAGCGCGTCGACGTTGGTTTTGAATTCCTTGGCCAGTCCCAGACGGCGCAGGACTGGCGGCCGTACGCCGAAAAGACCCACGAACGCAAGAACCGCGAAGACAATGATCTGCATCCACACGGGTGCGCCAACAAGGGATGACACCCCCGCGCCTGCGGCGGCAACGCCCAAAATAAGAAATGACAGGTCCGTGATCAGGACTTCGAGGACAACGCATACAACCGCGACAATCGCCCAGACAAGCACTGCCACCATGGTTCATGGTATCGGCGCTCGAAGGTAGTCAACGGCAATGCCCGTTGATTGCCGGCTCCCAAAGCACACGAAATATGCCACCCACAGGTTCTGAATGGCACTTTCGTCAACCCTTGTTGTAGATCATCCAGTGGAGCTGAGGGGATTCGAACCCCTGGCCTTCTCATTGCGAACGAGACGCGCTACCAACTGCGCCACAGCCCCTGAAGCGGGGTGAACAGTATCAGTGCAGGATTCAGGCGTTTGCAGTGCGAACTGCAGGCATCTCAGCGGTCTCGTTGTGGTAATCGACATGAGCTGGTGCGGCCGCCGCGGCCTCTTGATGGCGGCGCATGGTGGCAGCGGCCTCCACCATTGCCTCGCCGTTCCACTCATCGGGACGGGCTCGGTCAATGGGTCGGGGAATCACCGAAGCGCGCGGTGAATTGACATACGTGGGCAGGGTCGATGGCACTGCCTCCCACGAGTTCTCATCGTCCCAAGCGTTCCAGTTCTCCCAGTCATCCTCGGCCGCCATAGCTGGAACCGCGACTGGAGCCGCTGCGCGACGGGGCTGTTGAGCCCGAACAGGCGCCTGGAGCGTGCGCTGCGAATGCTTGCGTGCTGGCGCGGTGAGCAGCGTTGCGACCAGGAATGCCGTCACCAGCCCGGCCGAGATTATTGGCAGCCACTTTGGGGCGATTGAGGCGAAGGCCGCAACCAAGGTCACTGCGAGCACGATCGTGAGAGCGCCTAGCACCATGGTTCGACGCTGGGTCGCGCGCTCATGCGCGGAATTGCCGTTGTGCTGACGAATGTGCTGTGGGTTGGGCATGTTCTCTCCCGAACGCTGATTTCCAAGCGAGCGCATCGCGGTACTGAAGCGCGTAGTTGAGCGAACTTCGCTGACCTGATCGTGACGCTTAAGCCACATCGGGATGAGTACGGCAGCCCATAAGGCAATGATCACCAGGTAGATCAAGCCCGTCACCTTGCGAACGCTAAACCCCAAAGTCGCTGACGCCGCGTAAGCGAGGTTGACAAATTTTGCGTGTCGCGTAATTCGGTGTATACGTCACTTCGCGTTGGTCGCCCGCCAGCCAGCCAGCAGGCCTTCGGGGCGATCGCCCTCGACCACTGCGTAGCAAATGTGATCGCGCCAATCACCTGCAATATGCAAATAGGAGCGACGCAAACCCTCTTCTGGAATGCCAAGTTTTTCCACAACGCGTCTCGATGCGACGTTCTCCGGACGGATGTGAATTTCCACCCTGTGCAGATGCAAATCAGTGAGGCAGTAGTCCAGGGCCATGGCTACGGCTGTTGGCATGATGCCCTTCCCGGCGACTTCCTTGTCAATCCAATATCCGATGTAGGCCGAGCGAAGTGAGCCGTAGGCGATGCCTCCGACGGTCAATTGCCCAACAAACTTGCCGTCGTACGTGACCACCCACGGGATGATGCGACCAGCGCGGGCGTTGCGGTGCATGGAGCGAACCATCATCCCAAAACTCGCCGGTATCTCGCCCGACTCCAGTCCCTCGATGGGGACGGTCGCTTCCCACTCCTCTAGCCAGTCGATATTTCGGCTGCGTACCTGCCGCCAGACGCGCCCG
Above is a genomic segment from Actinomycetota bacterium containing:
- a CDS encoding TetR/AcrR family transcriptional regulator, whose translation is MAIPDILLDSVSELHQPRPLAPRERVRMTGNERREQLIAIARRLFAAKGFESVSVEEIAAKADVSKPVVYEHFGGKEGLYAVIVDREMNDLLLTISEALNPTDDTPMNARILLERAAMALFDYIEADPDGFRILVRDAPTMREPDSQLVGLQHSPSFASVISDIAAHVQDLLAAQFKAHKINTKLAPMYSQMLVGMVALTGQWWLDERKPKKDEMVANVVNLAWNGLGNMEPKPKLISKSR
- a CDS encoding acyl-CoA desaturase: MMVSPSADPIDSAPLEGPDELMQSQGLSMRITIGVFLAVPFLAVLAAIPVAWGGWLSWVDIALFILFWAITGLGITVGYHRFFTHGSFKAGRGIKFMLAIMGSFALEGSISQWVADHRKHHKYSDIPGDPHSPWLEGDVRGSLLKGFWHSHVGWLFDKEQTPVAQYSPDIQNDPDLELLTKWYPALVAGSLLLPAVLGGLITWSWAGAITAFFWAGLVRVAFVHHVTWGINSACHIWGKHHFKSRDLSTNVWWLAIPSCGESWHSLHHAEPTSARHGVLKGQIDLAAIFIRTMERLHLASDVRWPKPERLEAKLVDPALAHRIRGYQKPA
- the metG gene encoding methionine--tRNA ligase, with the translated sequence MASLDPSARFYVTTPIYYVNDAPHIGHAYTTTAGDFLTRWHRQRGEDVWYLTGVDEHGTKVQRAADSGGVTPHQWVDRLVESEWLPVLKTVDAANDDFIRTTEHRHLVSVQKFWEAVRDNGFVYAAPYEGPYCVGCEEFKFAADLVPGTGEYEGEQVCPIHGRPVEHVIEDNWFFKLSAFGERLIAHYEAHPEAVQPPSAYNEVMSFLRGGLVDISMSRSSVSWGVPLPWDTKQVVYVWFDALVNYLTAVGYGEDADSEAGEQFARTWPADVHLVGKDILRFHAIYWPAMLMAADLPLPKQVFAHGWLLVGGEKMSKSKLTGIAPSQIIDHFGSDAFRYYFMRSIQFGQDGSFSWEEMSARYTAELANGLGNLASRGTAMVNRYCEGLLPAAGEQGVAEQALSDHLARVVDEADAAMDLLDFSAAIVAIKGFVDAVNMYVTEQEPWVLAKDESQLARLHTVLYAICESLRAMAVLYYPLMPKAMDDLWSQVGAEATLGAIGEQRIGDVARWGQLVEGTLITKGAGLFPRLEEVGE
- a CDS encoding TatD family hydrolase — translated: MTVAPPEQLAVPVIDTHCHLDIHDRHLHGGEFPDPDSLIDLATSVGVTRIVQIGCDLESARLSIALAHTRPSLVVGVGLHPNEAPRIFVNEGREALEAAYVAIEEMAADEVVRAVGETGLDYFRTEEALRAIQQESFRRHISIAKKLNKTLVIHDRESHEDVIDILMGEGAPERVVFHCFSGDAAMARLCAGQGWFISFAGVVTFKPAQDLRDAAAIVPNELILVETDAPYLTPVPHRGKPNASYLMPHTVRTLAQVRGTDEAALGALLWANAQRAFGTW
- the arr gene encoding NAD(+)--rifampin ADP-ribosyltransferase, yielding MSEVLDEGPFFHGTKAELRQGDLLTAGFRSNYRPEIVMNHIYFSALRDGAGLAAELAAGEAAPRVYVVEPTGSFEDDPNVTDKKFPGNPTRSYRSTEPIKILYEVTDWTRLSPQALRAWRDRLAAIRDDEHGDIIN
- the rsmA gene encoding 16S rRNA (adenine(1518)-N(6)/adenine(1519)-N(6))-dimethyltransferase RsmA produces the protein MTELLGAREIRALAVRLDLRPTKRRGQNFVIDPNTVQRIVRLAELAQGCSVLEIGPGLGSLTLALLQAGHPVVAVEIESVLATQLPLTAAEHLPERAADLRVIEADALHVTELPVSVQALVANLPYNISVPVLLHYLQHFPDIERMLVMVQKEVADRLAAGPGSRVYGAPSVKARWFGSLELVGTVGRTVFWPEPNIDSGLVRLVRTAPPPCAVSRKEVFAVVDAAFGQRRKSLRGALAQFAGSPDLAESALRAAQIDPAARGETLDVVQFARLAECLLRG
- a CDS encoding 4-(cytidine 5'-diphospho)-2-C-methyl-D-erythritol kinase, whose amino-acid sequence is MAGNKVSVSVPAKVNLQLCVGPRRADGFHELATVFHAVGLHDEVSVRSSAAGSGIAISCAGEGNAEVPLDSSNLAWRAAELLAEFARLAPDVEITINKNIPVAGGMAGGSADAAATLLACDALWKLDSPRSVLDNLCAELGSDVTFALHGGTAIGTGRGEQLTGVLAQGTFHWVFALSGEGLSTAAVYEECDRLRVGEEVPSPSVSESLMHALRAGDPVLLGKSLQNDLQPAAFSLRPALRRVIEAGEEAGALGGIVSGSGPTCAFLARTAEQALDIAVSLTSTGLVRSVKRTSGPVPGARIS
- a CDS encoding alpha/beta hydrolase — translated: MDQLDRVVDVAGAPIRYSVSGQGTTTIALTHGFRAHHLWWAAVEPLLAKKYQVVQLDISGSGDSGHRERYSIETWGQEVNAVLADAGIERAMLVGHSLGGTSVVMAATQEPDRAIGVILFDTFIEGEGRFRPIGAAASAPVRVYPSREDGEARFRLMPTQEDVDPEILARIAAYGVKEIPEGWTWKFDQIVAPVIDEELFNASIAGLTVPFHYVHAGQSAVVKPEVVPFLLGFAPDGSEYTLVPGAHHHVPLSHPEICAQIIEEYATLWTATA